Sequence from the uncultured Sunxiuqinia sp. genome:
GGCTACAATCAGGTGTTGACGCACAAAAAGCATTTGTTGGATTGGGTGAAAAAAGTTTGTCGGTAGGCTGAAGAGCGCGGCAAAACGTTGATTGCTTTCAGTCATTTAAAAACCACATGAATAGCAAATTCAGTTTCCATTAATACCGAACTTGATATCTTTGGTATACTCTCAGGGGGCTTTTTGCTCCACTCTATTTTTTTGTCTTATAGAAACTAACTGGGGTACATTAATAAAAGTATTTGGTACATTTGTTTAATCGATATATAACTACCAATTATTATTAAATTTACCTAGCATGAAATCAATAAGTCTTTTACTATTGAGTTGTTTAACAATATCGGTTTTGTCCTGCAAAAACGAAAGCAAAACCAATAGTGAACCGTTTAAACAAGGAGAGTTTAAAAACTGGGCGCAAACCCCACCAATGGGTTGGAACAGTTGGGATTGCTACGGACCAACTGTTGAAGAACCGGAGGTGAAAGCCAATACTGATTACATGGCTGAGAACTTGAAGGAATACGGATGGGAATACATTGTGGTGGACATTCGTTGGTTTGTAGAGAACGACAAAGCTGGAGGCTACAACCAAACCGATCCGCGTTATGTCATCGACGAATATGGTCGTTACCTACCTGCCGTCAACCGTTTTCCATCGGCTGTTAATGGCAAGGGATTTCAGGAATTGGCTAACTATATCCATAATAAAGACTTAAAGTTCGGTATTCACATCATGCGTGGAATCCCTAAAGTGGCCGTTGAAAATAAGTTGCCTATTAAGGGAACAGGTGGGATTACCGCTGATCAGATTTACTCAACTGAGTTGCAATGTCCTTGGTTGAGGGATAACTACACCATTGTCGCAGATAAACCCGGTGCCCAGGAGTATTACAATTCTATTTTTGATATGTATGCCGATTGGGGAGTCGATTTTGTAAAAGTCGATGATCTTTCTCGTCCTTATCATCAGAGTGAAATTGAGCTAATTCGCAATGCTATTGATCAATGTGGCCGTCCAATCGTGTTGAGTACTTCGCCGGGAGAAACCCCCATTGAAGCAGCTGATCATGTGAAAGAGCACGCAAACATGTGGCGCATGGTTGACGACGTTTGGGACACTTGGCCACACATTACGCACTTGATGGATGTATGCCAGAAGTGGTATCCGTATATAGCACTAGGTACCTGGCCTGATTGCGATATGATTCCTTTGGGGCGGATTTCTATCCGTGGTGAGCGTGGAGAAGACCGTATGACTCGATTGACAAAAGAAGAGCAATATACCTTGATGACATTGTTTATGATTTTTAAATCTCCGTTGATGTTTGGTGGTGACTTACCAAGCAACGATGATTTTACCCTTTCGCTGTTAACAAACGAGGAAGTATTGAAGATGCATCGCGAAGGAACTGATGTACGACAGATTTTTCAAAAAGATGGAAAAGGCGCCATTACATCGCACAATCCAACGACTGGGGAAGTTTACCTGGCTCTGTTCAATATGTCTGATAGCGAATCGACGGTTGAAGTGTCTGTATCCTTTGATGAGCTAGGTTTATCCGGAAGTCAGGAAGTAACTAACTTATGGACTGGTGAAAAACTAGATCCGATAGAAGGATCATTTGTCCGGGGATTAGCTGCACACGAAAGCATTTTGGTTAAGTTAGCGAACTAGTTAATTTCCGTTGATTCTTCAGGATTTACCCTTCAGGAGCGGGGTGAGAAGATTGAAAAATTTCCACTTTATGGAATTTTACACAACCGATCATTATAAGCTTGTTGATATTCAATCATCAGCAAGCTTTTTTATAGTTCTGTCATTTTAGCACCAGCAACTTCGGAGATATCCATTCTACGAAAACCGAAATCATTTTATTTGTTGTCGTTTATTTTTTTCTACTTTTAAAAAATGAAGCGTTTGGAGTCTCTTACCGAAGAAGAATTGGTTATTTCTTTAAGAAGTAACTCACAAGATGCATTTAAACAATTGTTTGATCGGTATAGCCAAAAGCTGTTTCATTTTTCACGATCCTACCTTAAATCAGATTTTGAATCAGAAGAGATTGTACAGGAGGTATTCATAAAAATATGGGAGAATAGAGGAAATTTAAAAAGTGATAAATCCTTTAAATCATACCTGTTTACGATTGCTTTTAATGCCATAAAAAAGCATTTTAATAAAAAGATGCGTGAGGAAAAGTACAAGCACGAGCTGTTTGAATGGTTAATTCAGAGTTCGCCTGATTTGGAAACCCGAACTGAATTTGAAAAGCTAATTGAAAAATTAGATCATTTAATTGATCAATTTCCTCCGAAGCGAAAGATCATATTTCTTCGTCGAAAAAAAGAAGGGAAGTCAATTAGCGAAATTGCCCAAGAAATGGGTATTTCTCCTAAGACCGTTAAAAATCAAATAACTGCTGGGATGAATTCACTGAAAAAGTCTTTTACGGAAGAAGATTTCTCCACCGTGCTTTTCTATTTTTTGTTTATTTCATAATAAAGACTCATTTTTCAATAGGACTATTTTCGACTGCGGGATATAACAGGTAAAACACAATAAAATTTTCGCATGAAAGAAAAAGTAGACAGCGGTGTCATCAAAAAATATAGAAGTGGACGATACTCATTTCGTGATTTGAAGAAACTTGCTTCGTGGTTTCAGGATAGCGAAAAGCATGAAAATTTACAATCGAACATGCGCGAAGAGTGGAACGATTTTAATCTTCAGCCCACCGATCTTCAAAAAGATCTTTCATCTGTGTATCTGAATGTTGAGAGCAAAATAAATTCCGATAAAAAAGCGGTAAACTTCAAAGATCGTTTTTTCCATATTTATTTACGGGTGGCTGCGGTTTTATTAATTCCGTTGCTTATTTATTCCTCTATTGTCACCTCCCAACAAAAATCAGTAGAGGAACTGGAGCTAAGTTGGGTTGAAGTAAATGCACCTTACGGAACCCGAACATTGTTAAACTTACCAGATGGTACTGAAGTAACCTTAAATAGTGGTTCACAGTTAAAATATCTGGCTGATTTTAAACATGACAGAAAGTTGAAAATCGAAGGAGAAGCCTACTTTGATGTTGTTCACGATTCTGCTTCTCCGTTTGTTGTTCACACCGATTTTATGGATGTAAAAGTACTGGGAACAAAGTTTAGTGTTGCCTCTGTTGAGGGCGAAAATACGATTGATGTAATTTTGGAAGAAGGAAAGGTTCAATTAACGGGTGACCAAAATTCATTCTCAGAGGTACTTACCAAAGACGAAAGCTTTGTATTTGATAAAGTAGCTCACACAGGAAAAATAAAAAAGGTCGACGCTAGATATTTAACCTCATGGAAAGATGGTTACCTGGTATTTAGAAAAGAACCCTTAGATAAAGTAATGCAGCGGCTTGGCAGGTGGTACAACGTCCAATTTCAAATTGAAGACCCCGAAGTAGAAGATTTTAAATATCGGGCAACATTTCATGATGAGCCCTTGGAAGAGGTGCTAAGATTAATTGCATTAACTGCTCCAATTAGCTACGAAATAAAAGAACGAGAAATAAATGCTAGTGATGAATACGAACCCAAAATAGTAATAATCAAACTCGAAAAACAAGACTAAATTAAAAATCAGGAAAGTGCTCGCAACACTCCCCTGATAAAGTAATGCATGAAAATGCGCTGAACATTTTATTAACATCACAAACGTAAATTTATGAAAAAAAATCCAAAACGATGGGTATTGCCCAGGCATGCTCTGAAAAAAGGTTTGCAAATGATGAAATGCAGTTTAATTCTCTATTTTCTTGGAATAATCCAGGTTTTTGCATTGGACACTTATTCCCAACAAACCAAGTTTTCGATGTACTTTGAAGGTACAAGACTGGAAAGCGTCTTAAACGAAATCGAAAATCAAAGTGAATACTATTTTCTGTACAATCAGGATTATGTCGATGTTGATCAGGTCGTAACTATCAATGTAAAGGATCGCCGCATTGAGGAGCTTCTTAATAGCTTGCTCGAAACGACAGCTATTGAGTTCGAAATATTCAATCGACAAATTGTACTTACCGAAAAGGAAGAATTTTTGAGGCAGCAACAAAAAACAATTACCGGTAAGGTGACTGATTCAAATGATCTGCCACTGCCGGGAGTTACAGTAGTTATTAAAGGCTCAACAGTTGGAACGATTACTAATCTTGATGGAGAGTACCAAATATCGGAAGTGCCAACAAACTCGACTTTAGTTTTCTCTTTTGTTGGGTTAAAAACTCAGGAAATCCCAGTTGAAGGTCGATCTGCAATTGATGTTACAATGGTTGAAGATGCCATTGGACTGGATGAAGTTGTAGCTATTGGGTATGGTACTGTACGCAAACGAGATCTCACAGGTTCGGTTGTTTCCGTGGGAGCAGATAAGCTGGAAGAACGTCCATACAGCAATGCTATGCAAGCATTATCTGGTCAGGTTTCGGGTGTTCAGATTACGCAAACACAGGGAGCTCCGGGGATCGCACCAACGGTTAAAGTTCGTGGTGCCTCATCAATAAATGCAGGTACTACGCCTTTGTATGTTGTCGATGGAATACCACTGGAAGATAACACGTCTAACTCAACTTCAACAGGAGCGAGTTCTGGAAGTAATATGGATTTTAACCGAAATCCATTGAATTATATTAATCCGAACGATATCGAATCTATTGAAATATTGAAAGACGCTTCATCGGCAGCTATTTATGGTTCTCGTGGGGCAAATGGTGTTGTGCTGATTACAACCAAGCAGGGTAAAGCCGGAGAAACTAAAGTTGAAGCAAATTATGAGTTCGGTATTTCAAGAGTCAATCGCAAGACCGAGATGATGGATGCCAAACAATTTATCGAGTTTCAGACAGCCGCCAGAAATAACTCTTGGGCAACAATTGTTGCTAATGATCCGAATGCAACCAGAGGTAACAACGTAACTGTTCCTGTTGAATTTTCTGATTCTGAGTGGCTTAATCGTATTGGGAATGGTACCGATTGGCAAGATGTTCTTTTCAGAACTGCACAGTCCCACAATATTCAATTATCGGCTTCAGGGGGTAATGAAAAGACACAATTCATGGTGTCAGCAGGTTTCCTGGATTCAGAAGGAGTTGTTGACCAAAACACCTACAGTCGCATAAACATTCGATCAAATGTAAGGCATAAGTTTAATGATAAATCTCGCATTGGTCTTAATATAGGACTTAGCAGAGCGCAGGAAGCTCCTTATGGAACATCTGGAAAATCGGATGTAACAAGTTTAGCTTTACAAAGTAACCCGATTTTCCCACTTTATGTAGAAACAGGAAGCCTTGGATTCAAAGATCCCGAGTCAATCTGGAATACCTTTGTAAAATATGGTCTTCAGTTGTGGCACCCCTATTCTTTAACTCGTGAAGCTGATAAAAAGAAGGTCATGAATGTTGTGACTGCGAGCTCATATTTTGAATATGATGTCTTAAAAGATTTAACGTTCAAAACATCAATGAGTACCAATGTAGAAAATACGTTTTACAATTTCTATTGGAATGAAGGTCAGAACTGGGGATATTCAGGGTGGGTTCCGGCAACGGCCGATTTTATTACACTTCAATCCTATAACTGGGTGTGGGAAAATACGTTAAATTATAACAAAACTTTTAGTGAAGTTCATGATTTAAGTGTCCTGGCAGGTTATAGTATTCAGGAGCAACGTACTGACTATAGCAATATGCGAGCCAGTAGTTTCCCGAATGACCTGGTTCACACCTTGAATGCAGGGGTGGTTAATAACGGGAATACCTCAGCTCAGGACTGGTCATTGATTTCCTATTTGGCGCGTACCAATTATTCCTATAAAGGGAAGTACCTTGTTACAGCAGCTGTTCGAGCTGATGGTTCATCTCGATTTGGTTCCAATAATCTTTGGGGATATTTTCCTTCCGGATCGGTCGCTTGGCGTATGTCAGAAGAAGCATTTTTACAATCGACATCTTGGTTGGATAATCTGAAAGTTCGATTAAGTTATGGCGCGACTGGTAATAACCAAATCCCGAACTACGGAGCGATTGGTATTTTAGGTTACTCGCCTTATGTTGCTGGCGATAATGTCGAGCAAGGGCTTAGCACTGAAACTTTTGCGGATAAAAATTTAAAGTGGGAAAAGACAGGCCAAATAAACTTCGGTGTTGATATGAGCATCCTCAATCAACGGGTAAATTTTTCTGGAGATATCTATTATTCTAAAACACGCGACCTATTGCTTGATGTTCCAATCCCAATCCTAACCGGATTCTCTTCAACCTTAACGAATGTTGGTGAACTGGAAAACAAAGGTTTTGAAGTAAATATCAATACGCGTAATATCGATCGTAAATTTAAGTGGATGACTGATTTTAACATTTTTGCAAATCGCAATAAAGTGCTAAAGTTGGGTGAAAACGATGCGCCAATTGATATTAATGTAAGTAGTATGACATCGCGTACAGTTGTTGGTAAGCCAATTGGTATGTACTATGGCTATGTAATCGATGGCGTAATTATGTCTCAAGCAGAATTGAACAGTAATGAATATCCGGTATGGCCAGGTAGCGAACCCGGTGATCCCAGAGTTAAAGATGTTAGCGGAGATGGTAAAATTGATTCTGAAGACCGAACATTTTTAGGAAATTATCAACCAACATTTCAATGGGGGATGACCAATACCTGGTCTTATGAAGGAATTGAATTGTCAGTAATGCTTAGAGGCTCGCATGGAGCTGAAATACTAAACCATAATGCCCGCTATCTAAAATCAGGAGTTGGAGGTGGTAACCGAAACATGTATGAAGTTGTTTCAAACTTCTGGAGGTCTGAATCGAATCCGGGTAATGGTGAAATACCTAAACCTCGTATGCTACCGACTACTGTTCGTGACTTTGGCTCGAGCTATTGGGTTGAAGACGGATCGTTCGTTCGTATACAAAATATTCGAATTGGCTATAACTTACCACAGCGAATGGCTCAGAAGCTAAACGTAGGCGGAGTAAAATTCTATGTGAATATGGAAAATGTATATGTATTCTCTGACTACCTAGGATATGACCCGGAAGGAAGTACCTATCAAACCGGCGTTTTAGTAGGCTTTGATTATGGCGCCTATCCAAATCCGTTTACAGCTACAGCCGGAGTTAATATTACATTTTAAAAAACCAGATATAACTATTAAAACTAAGGAAAATGAAAAAAATATTATATATCCTGTTTTTAAACTGCATAATTCTCTCTGGTTGTGGGGAAGAATTTCTTGATCGAACACCTATTTCAAATCCTAATGAAGCGGATTTTTATCAATCGCAGGAAGATATAGAAACAGGACTGTGGGCTGTATATAGTTCATTGTATACTCTCTATGGTCCGGAGAGTTTACCATCTTTCTATGGCGAATTGATGTCAGATAATGCTTATAGTGATAATGCAGCAGGAAGAATTCAAGACTATGAAGGTTTTGAAAATCACACCATGAGCGATGATAATGAATTGGTATTGGGCTATTGGAATAGCTACTACGAGGCATTATATGATATTAATAATATTATTGCTAGTGCTGAAAATCTGGAATTTGCAAGCCGCGATGCTTTAATAGCTGAAGCTAAATTTTTGAGAGCTTTGTATTATTTTGATATGGTTCGTGC
This genomic interval carries:
- a CDS encoding RNA polymerase sigma-70 factor, encoding MKRLESLTEEELVISLRSNSQDAFKQLFDRYSQKLFHFSRSYLKSDFESEEIVQEVFIKIWENRGNLKSDKSFKSYLFTIAFNAIKKHFNKKMREEKYKHELFEWLIQSSPDLETRTEFEKLIEKLDHLIDQFPPKRKIIFLRRKKEGKSISEIAQEMGISPKTVKNQITAGMNSLKKSFTEEDFSTVLFYFLFIS
- a CDS encoding TonB-dependent receptor, translated to MKKNPKRWVLPRHALKKGLQMMKCSLILYFLGIIQVFALDTYSQQTKFSMYFEGTRLESVLNEIENQSEYYFLYNQDYVDVDQVVTINVKDRRIEELLNSLLETTAIEFEIFNRQIVLTEKEEFLRQQQKTITGKVTDSNDLPLPGVTVVIKGSTVGTITNLDGEYQISEVPTNSTLVFSFVGLKTQEIPVEGRSAIDVTMVEDAIGLDEVVAIGYGTVRKRDLTGSVVSVGADKLEERPYSNAMQALSGQVSGVQITQTQGAPGIAPTVKVRGASSINAGTTPLYVVDGIPLEDNTSNSTSTGASSGSNMDFNRNPLNYINPNDIESIEILKDASSAAIYGSRGANGVVLITTKQGKAGETKVEANYEFGISRVNRKTEMMDAKQFIEFQTAARNNSWATIVANDPNATRGNNVTVPVEFSDSEWLNRIGNGTDWQDVLFRTAQSHNIQLSASGGNEKTQFMVSAGFLDSEGVVDQNTYSRINIRSNVRHKFNDKSRIGLNIGLSRAQEAPYGTSGKSDVTSLALQSNPIFPLYVETGSLGFKDPESIWNTFVKYGLQLWHPYSLTREADKKKVMNVVTASSYFEYDVLKDLTFKTSMSTNVENTFYNFYWNEGQNWGYSGWVPATADFITLQSYNWVWENTLNYNKTFSEVHDLSVLAGYSIQEQRTDYSNMRASSFPNDLVHTLNAGVVNNGNTSAQDWSLISYLARTNYSYKGKYLVTAAVRADGSSRFGSNNLWGYFPSGSVAWRMSEEAFLQSTSWLDNLKVRLSYGATGNNQIPNYGAIGILGYSPYVAGDNVEQGLSTETFADKNLKWEKTGQINFGVDMSILNQRVNFSGDIYYSKTRDLLLDVPIPILTGFSSTLTNVGELENKGFEVNINTRNIDRKFKWMTDFNIFANRNKVLKLGENDAPIDINVSSMTSRTVVGKPIGMYYGYVIDGVIMSQAELNSNEYPVWPGSEPGDPRVKDVSGDGKIDSEDRTFLGNYQPTFQWGMTNTWSYEGIELSVMLRGSHGAEILNHNARYLKSGVGGGNRNMYEVVSNFWRSESNPGNGEIPKPRMLPTTVRDFGSSYWVEDGSFVRIQNIRIGYNLPQRMAQKLNVGGVKFYVNMENVYVFSDYLGYDPEGSTYQTGVLVGFDYGAYPNPFTATAGVNITF
- a CDS encoding glycoside hydrolase family 27 protein, with product MKSISLLLLSCLTISVLSCKNESKTNSEPFKQGEFKNWAQTPPMGWNSWDCYGPTVEEPEVKANTDYMAENLKEYGWEYIVVDIRWFVENDKAGGYNQTDPRYVIDEYGRYLPAVNRFPSAVNGKGFQELANYIHNKDLKFGIHIMRGIPKVAVENKLPIKGTGGITADQIYSTELQCPWLRDNYTIVADKPGAQEYYNSIFDMYADWGVDFVKVDDLSRPYHQSEIELIRNAIDQCGRPIVLSTSPGETPIEAADHVKEHANMWRMVDDVWDTWPHITHLMDVCQKWYPYIALGTWPDCDMIPLGRISIRGERGEDRMTRLTKEEQYTLMTLFMIFKSPLMFGGDLPSNDDFTLSLLTNEEVLKMHREGTDVRQIFQKDGKGAITSHNPTTGEVYLALFNMSDSESTVEVSVSFDELGLSGSQEVTNLWTGEKLDPIEGSFVRGLAAHESILVKLAN
- a CDS encoding FecR domain-containing protein, with translation MKEKVDSGVIKKYRSGRYSFRDLKKLASWFQDSEKHENLQSNMREEWNDFNLQPTDLQKDLSSVYLNVESKINSDKKAVNFKDRFFHIYLRVAAVLLIPLLIYSSIVTSQQKSVEELELSWVEVNAPYGTRTLLNLPDGTEVTLNSGSQLKYLADFKHDRKLKIEGEAYFDVVHDSASPFVVHTDFMDVKVLGTKFSVASVEGENTIDVILEEGKVQLTGDQNSFSEVLTKDESFVFDKVAHTGKIKKVDARYLTSWKDGYLVFRKEPLDKVMQRLGRWYNVQFQIEDPEVEDFKYRATFHDEPLEEVLRLIALTAPISYEIKEREINASDEYEPKIVIIKLEKQD